The sequence GATCGAACGCGGTGCGCTGCTCCCTGGCGACCCGCTCCCGCCCGTGCGCGCCCTCGCCGACGACCTCGGCGTGAACCGCAACACCGCGGTCGCGGCGTACCGGCAGCTCACGCAGGCCGGTGTCGTCGTCACCCGCGGCCGCGGCGGCACGCACGTCGCCGACCGGTCCGCGGTGGCGCAAGAGGGCTTCGCGGCCGACAACGTGCTCCGCGACGTCGCGACCGGCAACCCCGACCCCGACCTCATCCCCGACCCGTCCACCGCGCTCGCGCGCGTCGCGGGTCGCCCCGTGCTCTACGGCGAGCCGGTCATCGACCCCGGGCTCGAACACTGGGCGCGCGAGTGGATGAGTGCCGACCTGGCACCCGCCGACCTCCGACTGACCATCACGAGCGGTGCCGCCGACGCAGTCGAGCGGCTCCTCGCCCAGGCCCTCGTCCGCGACGACGCCGTGGCGCTCGAGGATCCATGCTTCCTCACGAGCATCCACACGGTGCGCGTGGGCGGCTACCGGGTCGTCCCGGTCCCCATCGACGACGAGGGCATGACCGTCGAGGGCCTGCGCCACGCGCTCGAGCAGGGCGTGCGCGCGATCGTGTGCACCCCGCGCGCGCAGAACCCGACTGGCGCGAGCGTCTCGGCGCGCCGGGCCGAGGCGCTGCGGGCGGTGCTTCGCGCGCACCCGTACGTGCTCGTCATCGAGGACGACCACTTCTCGATGCTCTCGCGGCAGCCGTTCCACTCCCTGATCGGCCCCGAGCACCGGCGCTGGGCGCTCGTGCGCTCGGTGTCCAAGTTCCTGGGCCCCGACATGTGCCTCGCGGTGACCGCCTCAGATCCCGACACCGGCGAGCGTCTCGCGATGCGGCTCACGCCGGGGACCACCTGGGTGAGTCATCTGCTGCAGCGGCTGACGCTCGCGCTCGTGACCGATCCCGACGTCGCGGCGGGCATCGAGGCGGCCGGCGCGCACTACGCCGAGCGCAATCGCGCGTTCGCCGCACGGCTGACCGCGCTCGGCGTGCCCGCGACGGCCGGCGACGGCGTCAACCTCTGGGTCGCGCTTCCGGTGCCGGCCCGTGACGTCTCGGAGCAGCTCATGCGGCGCGGCTGGCTCGCGCGTGCCGGCGACGCCTTCGTGCTCGCCGACGCGCCGGCAGCACGCCGGCTCCGGTTGACCGTGCACGATCTGAACGACACTGACGCCGACCGCCTCGCCAGCGACATCGCCGCCGCGGTTCGCGCGGCCGGAGGGCGGCTCGTCGCCGCAGACACGACCTCCCCAGAACAGGCCAGAGACAAGGAAGCACCCGTCCAATGAGAGTCCTCTCCATCCAGTCCGCCGTGGCGTACGGCCACGTCGGCAACTCCGCAGCCGTGTTCCCGCTGCAGCGCATCGGCGTCGAGGTGATGCCGGTGTACACCGTGAACTTCTCCAACCACACGGGCTACGGGGCGTGGCGCGGCCCGCTGATCGCCCCCGACGATGTCCGCGACGTCATCACCGGCATCGAGGAGCGCGGTGCGTTCACCGACACGGACGTCGTGCTCTCGGGCTACCAGGGCGGAGAGGGCATCGCCGACGTCATCCTCGAGACGGTGGCACGGGTCAAGGCGGCGAATCCGGGCGCGATCTACTCCTGCGACCCGGTCATGGGCAACGCCAAGAGCGGATGCTTCGTGGCGCCCGCGATCCCGATCCTGCTGCGCGACCGCGTCGTGCCCGCGGCCGACCTGATCACGCCGAACCAGTTCGAGCTCGGCTTCCTCACCGACACCGAGCCCGACACGCTCGAGTCGACGCTGGTCTCGGCCGACCTGATCCGCGCGACCGGCCCGCGCACCGTGTTGGTCACGAGCGTCGAACGGCCCGACCGTCCCGAGGGCACGATCGAGATGCTCGCGGTCGACGACCGCGGCGCGTGGATCGTGCAGACGCCCATGCTGCCGATGAAGGCGAACGGCTCGGGCGACGTCACGGCGGCGCTGTTCACGGCGCACTACCGTCGCACCGGTGACGCGGCAGACGCGCTCGCGCGCACCACGTCGAGCGTCTTCGACCTGCTCACGCGCACCTATGAATCCGGCGCGCGCGAGCTGCAGCTCGTCGAGTCGCAGGAGGCGTACGCGCACCCGAGCATGCAGTTCACGGTCCAGCAGGTGCGCTGAGCCCGGCCACGAGCGAGCGGATGCCTCGTGCGCGCGCCGCACGAGGCATCCGCTCGACTGACTAGCGTTGAGGCCAGGCGTCCGCGATCTCTTGACGGACCTCGCCGAGCAGGCGCGGCAGCGCCTTGGTGCCCGCGATGATCGGGAAGAAGTTCGAGTCCAGCGCCCAGCGGGGCACGATGTGCTGGTGCAGGTGCTCCGCGATGCCGGCGCCCGCGATGCGGCCCTGGTTCATGCCGATGTTGAACCCGTCGCACTTCGAGACCTGCTTCAGCACGCGCATCGCGATCTGCGTGAGCTCACCGATCTCGGCGACCTCCTCTGGGTTCGCCTCGTCGTAGGTCGGGATGTGCCGGTACGGGCACACCAGCACGTGCCCGCTGTTGTACGGGTAGAGGTTCAGCAGCACATAGGCGTGCTCGCCTCGCGCGACGATGAGCGACTGCTCGTCGGAGAGCTCGGGCGCCCGGCAGAACGGGCATGCGTGCTCGTCGGGCTGCTGCCCGTGCTGGATGTAGACCAGTCGGTGCGGCGTCCAGAGACGCTGGAAGGCGTCGGGCACCGCCGCCAGGTCGCTCGAGAGCTGCGTGGGCACGCCCTCGAACTCGTCAGCGCCGTAGGCCGTCATGCGAACAGGTCGTCCCGCGTCGAGATCTGCCGGTGCTCGTCGATGGCGTCGCGGATCCGCGCGATCGCGTCGGCGACGGGCACCCCGTTCTCCTGTGTGCCGTCACGGAACCGGAAGCTCACCGTCTCGGCGCTGCGGTCGTTCTCACCCGCGATGAGCAGGAACGGCACCTTGTCTTTCGTGTGCGTGCGGATCTTCTTCTGCATGCGGTCGTCGGTCGAGTCGAGCTCGGCGCGCACGCCCGCACCCTTCAGCTGGGTCAGGATGGCGCCGAGGTAGGGCGCGTACTCGTCGGCGACCGGGATGCCCACGACCTGCACCGGCGCGAGCCAGGCCGGGAAGGCGCCCGCATAGTGCTCGAGCAGGATCGCGAAGAACCGCTCGACCGAGCCGAGCAGCGCCCGGTGGATCATGGCGGGCTGCTTCTGTGTGCCGTCGGCTGCGGCGTAGCGCAGCTCGAACAGCTCGGGCTGGTTGAAGTCGAGCTGCACGGTCGACAGCTGCCAGGTCCGGCCGATCGCGTCGCGCGCCTGCACCGAGATCTTCGGTCCGTAGAACGCGGCCCCGCCCGGGTCGTCCACGAGCTCGAGGCCCGAGTCGACCGCGACCTCGCGGAGGGTCGCCGTCGCCTGCTCCCAGAGCGCGTCGTCGCCGACGTACTTCACCGGGTCCTTGGTCGACAGCTCGAGGTAGAAGTCGGTCAGCCCGTAGCCACGCAGCGTCTCGAGCACGAACGCAAGCTGGCTGGCGACCTCGTCCTTGATCTGCTCGTCGGTCACATAGATGTGCGCGTCGTCCTGCGTGAGACCGCGGACCCGGGTGAGCCCCGAGAGCGTGCCGCTCTTCTCATAGCGATACACGGTGCCGAACTCGGCCAGCCGGAGCGGCAGCTCGCGGTACGACCGGCCGCGCGCGCGGAACACGAGGTTGTGCATCGGGCAGTTCATGGGCTTCAGGTAGTAGTCCTGCCCCTGCCGGGTGACGTTGCCCTCGGCGTCGACCTCTTCGTCGAGGTGCATGGGCGGGAACATGCCGTCGGCGTACCAGTTGAGGTGCTGACTGACCTCGTAGAGGTGCGCCTTGGTGATGTGCGGGGTGTTGACGAAGTCGTATCCGTTCGCCAGCAGCTGCCGGCGCAGGTACTCCTCCATCTCGTACCGGATGATGCCGCCCTTGGGGTGGAACACCGCGAGGCCCGAGCCGATCTCGTCGGGGAAGCTGAACAGGTCGAGCTCGCTGCCGAGCTTGCGGTGGTCGCGCTTCGCGGCCTCCTCGAGGCGGGTCTGGTACGCGCGGAGCTCGTCTTTCGTCGGCCACGCGGTGCCGTAGATGCGCTGCAGCTGCGGGTTCTTCTCCGACCCGCGCCAGTAGGCCGCGGCGACGCGCATGAGCGCCCAGCCGTTGCCGATCATGCGCGTGTTCGGCAGGTGCGGGCCGCGGCAGAGGTCCTTCCAGACCACGTCGCCCGTCTTCGGGTCGACATTGTCGTAGATCGTCAGCTCGCCGGCGCCCACCTCGACCGACTCGTGGTCGTCGCCGCTCGACTCACCGTGCCCGGCGTGCCCTTTGAGACCGATGAGCTCGAGCTTGTAGGGCTCGTCCGCGAGCTCGGCGCGCGCCTCGTCGTCGGTGACGACGCGCCGGATGAACCGCTGCCCCGAGCGGACGATGCGCGCCATCTCTTTGTCGAGCGCCTTGAGGTCTTCGGGGGTGAACGGCTGCGCGACGTCGAAGTCGTAGTAGAAGCCGTCGGTGACGGGCGGCCCGATGCCGAGCTTCGCCTCGGGATTGATCGTCTGCACGGCCTGCGCGAGCACGTGCGCGGTCGAGTGGCGCAGGATCGAGAGCCCGTCGGGCGAGTCGATCGTCACGGGCTCGACCGTGTCGGCTTCGGTGACCGTCGTGGCCAGATCCTTGAGCTCGCCGTTGACGCGCATCGCGACAACGGATCGGTCGGTGAAGAGCTCGAAGCCGTCGGCCACTGTGGATCCACTTTCTCTCGAAGACGAACCCTTCAACTGTAGTGCGGCGCGGACTCGGCCGATGCGGGGAGGGCCGCGCGACCCCGCCCCGCATCGGCGCGCGGACTCACTCGATGGTCACGGTGACGTCGGCGTGCGACTGCGTGACGAGGGTGTACCCACCTGGGGTGTCCGAGAAGCGGATCTTCGCGTAGGGAACGTCTGCGTCGACCCCGTCGACGGTCACGACGCTCCGGCCGCCGACCGTCGCCTTGCTCACGGTGAATCCGGTGCGCGGCGTCCAGGTGACGCCGTCGGGACTCGTGTACACCTCGATGTTCGCCGCCGTGATCGCGTTCGACGAGTTGGAGTCGCGCAGGTGGATCGCCCCGATCACCTCGCCGCTGGCGAGCGGGTAGTTCACGACGAGACTGCGCCGACGGATGTCCCAGCCGGCGTTGAACCCGAGCTCGTCATCGAAGTTCGCGGCGCGGCGCGTGAGCGGGCGGTCGTCGTAGTCCACAAGACCGACCCGCAGCTCGGGGTCGCTGAGCCGCTTCGCACCGACGACCACCACATCGCCTGAGCTCAGCCCGGCCTCCGAGACCGTGCCGGTGAGCGGCAGCGGGATGCCGCCGTGCGTGAGCGAGATCGATCCCGAGCCGGCCGAGGACAGGCTCAGCGCCGTCGTTCGGAGACTCGCCATGGTGGCGTCGGCTGCGACCGTCGTGCGGCGATGCGCGTACGGGTAGTCCCAGTCGGCTGCGCCGGCACGGTCGATGTAGAGGGTCGGGTTGGCCTCGCTGGCCGCGGTGCTCGCGGCAAGCTCGTTCGCGCATTCGGTGGCGTCGGACTCCTCGAGGATGTTGTACGCGAGCCGGTGGTTGCCCGTGAACAGCACGAACAGCCGGCCGTCCGAGAGGTACTCGGCGTCGGCGTAGATCGGGTTCGTGACTCCGGTCGGCAGTTGCACGTTGGTGACATTGCCGAACGTCGTGCCGCCGTCATAGGTCGTGTACATCTTGAGCGCGGAACCTTCGGCGGTCGTGTAGAGCACCTTCGACGCCGCCCCGGGCAAGCCCTCGGAGCAGGAGGTGACGAAGGCTGCCGGGCCGCGCGCGGCGAGGCCGGTCACGACGGGCTCCGACCAGGTCCGCCCGCCGTCGTCGGAATAGGTGAGGTACCCGGTCCGGTCGAAGATCCGGGAGTCGTACCGCATGCTCGCCATGAGCCGGCCGTCTCGGAGCTCGACGATCGTGGCCTCGTTCAGGCCGGCGGGCATCCATGCCACGTTGAGCGGGCGGAGCGGCGCATCGAGGAACGGGTCGAACGCACTGAACTCGCCCCACGTGAGCCCCGCGTCGGTCGAGCGCAGGACGCCGCTCAGCAGCGGCTCGGGGTTGAGGTTCGCGTAGTCCGTCGAGGCGGGCGGTTTCGCGCTGCCCCAGATCGGCATGAGCAGCGTGCCATCGGCGAGCTCGACGAGCTCGCCGAACTGGAACGCGCCGTACCAGTCGGGCGTGACCGTGACCGGCGCATCGTGCCCGGTCCAGGTGATCCCCCCGTCGGCCGAGCGCGCGAGGTAGAGGTCGGTCTCGCGATTGAGATAGTGCTGATGGATCGTCTGCAGGGTGTAGGGCAACAGCATGGTGCCGTCGTCGAGCGTCGTCGCCGAGCCCGCCGAGATGCGGGACGCGGGATTGCTCGGAGCGATGAACTGCGACGGAGTCGTCCAGGTCGCCCCATCGTCCTCCGAACGTGTGGTCATGATTCCGACATCGGCTGCACCGTCGTTCCCGGTGTTGTAGAAGGCGACGAGGTCGCCGTCATCGGATTTGGCGAGCGTCGAGATCACGACCTGAGCGGTCGCCGATCCCGTGTGGATCACGCCACTGCTCGCGATGTGGATCGCCGGATCGGCCGCGGCGGCCGGACCGACCGGCGCGCTGAGGGTGAGGATGAGCGCCGCGACGGCGCCGATCGAGATGGTGGTGCGCGGACGGATGGAACGAGTCACAGTGGGCTCCGTTTCACTAGTTGAAACTGCGCATTCCGAATTGCTTGCGTGGAACCTACCGGCTGGCGAGCGCGGGGTCAATGACCGGCTCGGTCCGGCCGCGGTGCTCGCCCGCGCGCCCCGAGCGCTTATAACGCTCCTGCCGCGGCTTCTCAACTCCCTTCCGAGAAGCGCTCGCGAGGTATGTCCTGCGGGAGTCGGCGGGCATTCGGCTCCTCCGCACGGACCGAGGGGGTCGCACGGTGATCGGAACAGCGAGGTCCGCGCGAGCGGAGGCGGTCCGACAGCGCTGGGCAGAGCGCGAGCAGTGGACCAGGGCCAGGTTCCGGGAACGTGGCGGGCTGAGCGGGCGGCCCCGGCGGCTCGTCGAGGACGAGATCGTGCTCGAGCACCTCGACCTCGTCGACGGGCTCGTCCGGCGGCTCGCACCGCGCTATCGCGATCTCGGCGACCTGCGACAGGTCGGCTGTGTCGGGTTGATCAACGCGGTGCACCGGTTCGACCCGGTGCGAGGTGACGCGTTCGTGCCCTACGCCGTGCCGACCATCAGCGGCGAGGTCAAACGGTATCTTCGCGACCTGGGCTGGTTCGTGCGCCCGCCCCGCAGCGTGCAGGAGCTCCGGGCCGCCGCCGTACGGGCGATGCCTGATCTGGCACAGCAGTTGCGGCACGAGCCGACCGCCGGCGAGATCGCGGTCTACCTGCAGACCTCGCGGCAGGCCGTGCAGGAGGCGATCGCGACCCCCACGAGCCTGCATCCGATCTCGCTCGACGAGCGCGGCGACGACGAGTCGAGCGCGGACGCCATGCTCGGCGCGGTCGACGTCGGACTCGAGGGCGCCGACACACGCCTGCTGGTTCGCCGCGCGATCGCGGCCCTGCCGCCGCGCGATCGTCGGATCGTCTACCTGCGGTTCTTCGAGGAGCGGACGCAGCGTGAGATCGCCGCCGACATCGGGGTGACGCAGATGCAGGTGTCACGGCTGCTCACGAGCATTCTCATCAGACTGCGGGCGCGCGTGACCGCCGACCCGCATGCGGTCGGCGACCCCGAGGAGCTCGACGCCGGATGAGCCGCGACGCACGCGGTTCACGCGCCCGCACGGAGCCGTTCGAGCGCACGCACGACCTCGTCGGCGTGCACCGCGAGGAGTGCCGGGTCTGGCTCATCGGAGAAGGTGTCGCCTCGGCGGAGCTCGGCCCGGG is a genomic window of Agromyces protaetiae containing:
- a CDS encoding HIT family protein — protein: MTAYGADEFEGVPTQLSSDLAAVPDAFQRLWTPHRLVYIQHGQQPDEHACPFCRAPELSDEQSLIVARGEHAYVLLNLYPYNSGHVLVCPYRHIPTYDEANPEEVAEIGELTQIAMRVLKQVSKCDGFNIGMNQGRIAGAGIAEHLHQHIVPRWALDSNFFPIIAGTKALPRLLGEVRQEIADAWPQR
- the pdxY gene encoding pyridoxal kinase PdxY; amino-acid sequence: MRVLSIQSAVAYGHVGNSAAVFPLQRIGVEVMPVYTVNFSNHTGYGAWRGPLIAPDDVRDVITGIEERGAFTDTDVVLSGYQGGEGIADVILETVARVKAANPGAIYSCDPVMGNAKSGCFVAPAIPILLRDRVVPAADLITPNQFELGFLTDTEPDTLESTLVSADLIRATGPRTVLVTSVERPDRPEGTIEMLAVDDRGAWIVQTPMLPMKANGSGDVTAALFTAHYRRTGDAADALARTTSSVFDLLTRTYESGARELQLVESQEAYAHPSMQFTVQQVR
- a CDS encoding aminotransferase class I/II-fold pyridoxal phosphate-dependent enzyme, translated to MDRELTLQIAGRSAADIAASVRELIERGALLPGDPLPPVRALADDLGVNRNTAVAAYRQLTQAGVVVTRGRGGTHVADRSAVAQEGFAADNVLRDVATGNPDPDLIPDPSTALARVAGRPVLYGEPVIDPGLEHWAREWMSADLAPADLRLTITSGAADAVERLLAQALVRDDAVALEDPCFLTSIHTVRVGGYRVVPVPIDDEGMTVEGLRHALEQGVRAIVCTPRAQNPTGASVSARRAEALRAVLRAHPYVLVIEDDHFSMLSRQPFHSLIGPEHRRWALVRSVSKFLGPDMCLAVTASDPDTGERLAMRLTPGTTWVSHLLQRLTLALVTDPDVAAGIEAAGAHYAERNRAFAARLTALGVPATAGDGVNLWVALPVPARDVSEQLMRRGWLARAGDAFVLADAPAARRLRLTVHDLNDTDADRLASDIAAAVRAAGGRLVAADTTSPEQARDKEAPVQ
- the thrS gene encoding threonine--tRNA ligase, producing the protein MADGFELFTDRSVVAMRVNGELKDLATTVTEADTVEPVTIDSPDGLSILRHSTAHVLAQAVQTINPEAKLGIGPPVTDGFYYDFDVAQPFTPEDLKALDKEMARIVRSGQRFIRRVVTDDEARAELADEPYKLELIGLKGHAGHGESSGDDHESVEVGAGELTIYDNVDPKTGDVVWKDLCRGPHLPNTRMIGNGWALMRVAAAYWRGSEKNPQLQRIYGTAWPTKDELRAYQTRLEEAAKRDHRKLGSELDLFSFPDEIGSGLAVFHPKGGIIRYEMEEYLRRQLLANGYDFVNTPHITKAHLYEVSQHLNWYADGMFPPMHLDEEVDAEGNVTRQGQDYYLKPMNCPMHNLVFRARGRSYRELPLRLAEFGTVYRYEKSGTLSGLTRVRGLTQDDAHIYVTDEQIKDEVASQLAFVLETLRGYGLTDFYLELSTKDPVKYVGDDALWEQATATLREVAVDSGLELVDDPGGAAFYGPKISVQARDAIGRTWQLSTVQLDFNQPELFELRYAAADGTQKQPAMIHRALLGSVERFFAILLEHYAGAFPAWLAPVQVVGIPVADEYAPYLGAILTQLKGAGVRAELDSTDDRMQKKIRTHTKDKVPFLLIAGENDRSAETVSFRFRDGTQENGVPVADAIARIRDAIDEHRQISTRDDLFA
- a CDS encoding sialidase family protein — its product is MTRSIRPRTTISIGAVAALILTLSAPVGPAAAADPAIHIASSGVIHTGSATAQVVISTLAKSDDGDLVAFYNTGNDGAADVGIMTTRSEDDGATWTTPSQFIAPSNPASRISAGSATTLDDGTMLLPYTLQTIHQHYLNRETDLYLARSADGGITWTGHDAPVTVTPDWYGAFQFGELVELADGTLLMPIWGSAKPPASTDYANLNPEPLLSGVLRSTDAGLTWGEFSAFDPFLDAPLRPLNVAWMPAGLNEATIVELRDGRLMASMRYDSRIFDRTGYLTYSDDGGRTWSEPVVTGLAARGPAAFVTSCSEGLPGAASKVLYTTAEGSALKMYTTYDGGTTFGNVTNVQLPTGVTNPIYADAEYLSDGRLFVLFTGNHRLAYNILEESDATECANELAASTAASEANPTLYIDRAGAADWDYPYAHRRTTVAADATMASLRTTALSLSSAGSGSISLTHGGIPLPLTGTVSEAGLSSGDVVVVGAKRLSDPELRVGLVDYDDRPLTRRAANFDDELGFNAGWDIRRRSLVVNYPLASGEVIGAIHLRDSNSSNAITAANIEVYTSPDGVTWTPRTGFTVSKATVGGRSVVTVDGVDADVPYAKIRFSDTPGGYTLVTQSHADVTVTIE
- a CDS encoding sigma-70 family RNA polymerase sigma factor, whose product is MIGTARSARAEAVRQRWAEREQWTRARFRERGGLSGRPRRLVEDEIVLEHLDLVDGLVRRLAPRYRDLGDLRQVGCVGLINAVHRFDPVRGDAFVPYAVPTISGEVKRYLRDLGWFVRPPRSVQELRAAAVRAMPDLAQQLRHEPTAGEIAVYLQTSRQAVQEAIATPTSLHPISLDERGDDESSADAMLGAVDVGLEGADTRLLVRRAIAALPPRDRRIVYLRFFEERTQREIAADIGVTQMQVSRLLTSILIRLRARVTADPHAVGDPEELDAG